The following coding sequences are from one Humulus lupulus chromosome X, drHumLupu1.1, whole genome shotgun sequence window:
- the LOC133804748 gene encoding putative cyclin-A3-1 yields MAEQVKCVRITRLAKKRSTAAASFPDVDPFVNKKRVVLSELRNLSNAIALVKPKRLVKTKKAVQTTAKTFGKNGNDNALEDPQMCGPYVSDIYEYLHKMEVEPKRRPSPDYLEKVQKDVGANMRGVLVDWLVEVVEEYKLGSETLYLSISYIDRFLSLNAIARHRLQLLGVSSLLIASKYEEINPPNVEDFCYITDNTYTKDEVVKMEADILKTLKFEMGNPTVRAFLRRFTDIAQERCKLITNKTKSQTSIMQLEFLGYYLAELSLLDYSCLKFLPSMVAASVVFLANFILHPDSNPWCSTLQKYSGYKSVDLKECVLLIHDLYLGRRGGTLLSIRDKYKHHKFKCVAALSSPPEIPVSYFGDACLSCQSPLILESILFNEVLC; encoded by the exons ATGGCCGAGCAAGTCAAGTGTGTCCGCATCACTCGCTTAGCTAAGAAGAGGTCTACGGCGGCGGCTTCATTTCCCGATGTCGACCCTTTTGTTAACAAGAAGCGAGTTGTATTGAGTGAGCTCAGGAATTTGTCAAACGCCATTGCTCTGGTAAAGCCTAAACGCCTAGTGAAGACCAAGAAGGCCGTACAAACCACTGCGAAGACGTTCGGCAAGAATGGAAATGATAATGCATTGGAGGACCCCCAAATGTGTGGTCCTTATGTATCTGACATATATGAGTATCTTCATAAAATGGAG GTTGAGCCAAAGAGAAGGCCATCGCCGGACTACCTTGAGAAAGTTCAGAAAGATGTTGGTGCCAACATGAGGGGCGTATTGGTGGATTGGCTGGTGGAGGTTGTGGAGGAGTACAAACTTGGTTCGGAAACTCTTTACTTATCGATTTCCTATATTGATCGATTCTTGTCCTTGAACGCCATTGCCAGGCACAGGCTTCAGTTACTGGGCGTTTCTTCTTTGCTCATTGCCTC AAAGTACGAAGAGATCAACCCTCCAAATGTGGAAGACTTTTGTTACATCACAGATAACACATACACAAAAGATGAG GTTGTGAAGATGGAGGCTGATATACTAAAGACACTGAAGTTTGAAATGGGAAATCCTACAGTTCGAGCATttttaag AAGATTCACTGATATAGCTCAAGAGAGATGCAAACTAATTACAAATAAGACCAAATCACAAACTAGCATTATGCAATTGGAATTCTTGGGATACTATCTTGCAGAGTTGAGTCTCTTGGATTACAGCTGCCTTAAATTCTTGCCTTCAATGGTTGCTGCATCTGTTGTCTTTCTGGCAAATTTCATTCTTCACCCAGATAGTAATCCTTGG TGTTCAACACTGCAGAAGTATTCTGGATATAAATCAGTTGATTTGAAGGAATGTGTACTTCTAATCCACGATCTCTACTTGGGTAGAAGAGGAGGAACTCTTCTTTCAATAAGAGATAAATACAAGCATCACAAG TTCAAATGTGTGGCCGCTTTATCTTCTCCTCCAGAGATACCCGTTTCTTATTTTGGAGATGCATGTTTAAGTTGTCAGTCACCACTGATTTTGGAATCAATTCTCTTCAACGAAGTGTTATGTTGA